The genomic window catcctgtttctattgaccatccttgacatgtttctacaactttgattggagtccacctgtggtaaattcaattggacatgatttggaaaggcacacacctgtctatataaggtcccacagttgacagtccatgtcagagcaaaaaccaaaccattgggttgaaggaattgtccgtagagctccgatacagattgtgtcgaggcatagatctggggaagggtaccaaaaaatgtctacagcattgaaggttcccaagaacacagtggcctctatcatttttaaatggaagaagtttggaaccaccaagattcttcctagagctggcccgcccggccaaattgagcaatagggttagaagggccttggtcagggaggtgaccaaaaacctgatggtcTCTCAGACAgagttctagagttcctctgtggagatgggagaactttccagaaggaaaactatctctgcatcactccaccaatcaggcctttgtggtagagtggccagacggaagccactcctcaaaagcacctaaagactctcagaccatgagaaataagatgcTCTGGTCTagcgaaaccaagattgaactctttggactgaatgccaagcgtcacgtctggataaaacctggcaccatccctacggtgaagcatgatggtggcagcatcatgctgtggggatgtttttcagctgcagggactgggagactagtcaagattgaggcaaagataaatagagccaagtacagagagatccttgatgaaaacctggtccagctcaccttccaacaggacaatggccctaagcacacagccaagacaatgcaggagtgtcttcaggacaagtctctgaatgtccttgagtggcccagccagagcccggacttgaacctgatcgaacatctctggagagacctgaaattagctgtgcagcaacactccccatctaacacgacagagcttgagaggatctgcagagaagattgggagaaactcccccaaatacaggtgtgccaagcttgtagtgtcatacccaagaagacttgagactgtaatcactgccaaaggtgcttcaacaaagcactgagtaaagggtctgaatacttttgtgatatttcagttataaatttgcaaaaatgttttttttaagaaaaagtttaatcaatttaagaataaggctgtaacgtaaacaaaatgtagaaaatgtcaaggggtctgaatactttctgaaggcactgtataagcctatgggctaggctacaggGTGCATacaactatgatttgaaaaagccACAAGAAACATGCATGCGCTgtgcatcattcacaagtgataatattctTACCATTCAGACTATTttcaatttaatcttgtctttacatatactaaataatgtgtgtaaaagtagttttgatttagaatgggccattatcatgcacctgtcggAACAGGggcaaggtaaaaaaaaaatacatgtcatctgtaTGCACTTGAAAAGCAAATGGGAGTACGCTTTTCCAGTGGTTAATTTTCAGGCCAGCCAGGTAGGCTTATTTTATTGTAAagcgaagcaatgtgcttaatattaggaaagttgggAAATACATACAGTAGGCCGAGCCTATAGAAAGCTCATGAGATCTTCCTTTTTTAATAATATAGGCCATCAcaactctgttttctcacacaaTTGCATTGCCTATACAAATGTTGCGCAACAGGAACATTTACTTTATTCCATGCATCAACCAGCTATGAGGCGCTGGCGCTCACTGCGCAACAGGAGATCCTTTCCCACTCAAACTCAATGCCAGGGCTCTCATGAGAAGCATTTCGATacattacaagcatttcactacacccgcagataggcatttcactacacccgcagacaagcatttcgctacacccacaagaacatctgctaaatatgtgtatgtgaccaataaaatttgatttgattaagtgtttgttttgattttcgaatgcatttgcattgatgtcagagtgattagtgGGACACTAGAATGCTGAGTACCAAATATTAACAACTGgccgttagcaagtttggtaggctactaatgaccatcagagCACAGTTTTGGAGAAACCTAGTTACTGTGACTCATGGTCACATGGAATTTAACTGCAATCGTGACTcctgactgccggtgtggcggtaatacggtcaccgtaacagctgTAGACATATACAGTAGTAACCCTTACTATCAACAAAAACAAAGGGATTTGCCTTACTGTCGTCAAAGTAGTAGAGCTTCATGGTGAGGCAGACATCATTGGGGAGCACGTCCAAGTTCTGCATGAGGAGAAACAGCTTCCTGATCAAGAGGACAGAGGCCTTTTTGGTATCCTCCATCGTGACCTGCATCTCCACATTCTGGTTTCTGGGGATTCAAAAGGAGATCAGATATTTACCTTAGGCTGAATCAAAGCTTAAATGAGAAGATTGAAGCCACAAATTCACCTCAGAATGTCCATCTGTGGTCCTTTGTCTGTGTATGTGAACTTGAACTGGTATGACTCGATGATGCACTAATGGAGGGAGAAGCAACCATGAACATTTTAGAAGCAATGGAACTTCAGGGAActtaggtctgtgtgtgtgtgaagggtttTAAGAAGTGATAACTTACGTTGGGATTATCTGGATTGGTGCAGACCTGCATATCATATTATACAAATTATAAAGCTTCCATTTCATTGAAATAGTGAGACCATTTTTAAATACAACAGTTGAGGACAAAATATGTATTTAGAAAAGACACATTGTTGCCTAGATTCACCTACCCCAATGAACACAACCTGAAGCTGTAAAAAGATAAGAAAATAGCCACAAATTGTctgttaaaacaaaacaaaatgatgAAACATTTAAAAGAACCATAAGGTCCTGTACTTACATATCCTCTCTCTAATGCGTCGAAGCACCCCATCAGCCttcaaaataataatttaatgTCAGAATATGACCACCATCAAATGTAATTTGAGTGTTGTCTGACGTGGGAAGCTGCTGTTTTGTATGAACTGGAAATATGTCTTTCCTGCAAAATAATGTACTTACCACTTTACAATTTTGCAGACACCAGGTGTTGTGCAGTCTTCTCGTAAAACTTTGATGCATAAATCTGGTGGATACATAAAAACAGTTGCTGAAAAAGACACTATGATAAAGACAGTATTATTTTTGGTTGTGTGGTGAGTGGTGACACAATTAACGTTATGCATGTGCTTGTTTACAACATTTTTAAACATGTCTTTGAAAAATAACCTTAACTGCCCTCACATCACCTTCAAGATATCGAGATCTGTAGGCGTCCTCGGGGAATATTCCTCTGAGATATGTGATGGAAGAAACGGCGAGGGCCATCATTCGCTTGACAAAGACCAGGGACTTTTCTTCAGTTTTCAGTTCGTTTTGAAATAAGCTGGTCCACTACAGAGAGGGAAAATAATTTCCGAATCTGGTGGGATGTTCAATGACAGTGCAGTTCTCATGCAAGACCACTTGAGTACGCCagatgactgactgatgacagAACTGACATAAAATAGCTAACTATGCCAGCTAATATCATTGCAGATTGAAAGTACGTTTTCTCCGTTTCACCGAGTGAAACGTATATTAGTTTCGATATACATTTACACAAGCTCATATTAATCAAGTGTTCCGTTGTCATACCTCTGCTGTCTCTTGTTTTTTTGGCCTACTACACATCTTTCCAGCTGCCATCGTGAACGTTGTTGGTTTGTCGTTAGCTAATTTCCAGTAGCTAGCGGCCTAACTTTACAGTACTGTCAATTATTTAAAACGTATTTATATATtgttaaaataagtgtttatAGGTAGCTAACGTTCATCTGATATACTTTTGTCATAGACAAAACCACTAGGTAGCTAGCGTACCTACCCCCTTGTTCAACCTGAGGTAAAAAGTACCGCGAGACTGAGTTTAACTGCACTCTTTTTTTTCCTAATGTAGAATAGTGTGTATACATACAAGTACACAAATAGACAATGATTACATATGCTAGGGGGTACAACAAATGACAGATTATACAAAGaccaacaaaaaacacacacatatttatTGTTTTAACAGCTTTCTTATTAGAATAATGTTGAATGGTCTTAATGTACTGCTCGAATTCCTTATAGAAAACACGGAAGGGTGTTTTTTATCAGTGAATTTACATTTATGAATATGACATTTTTACATTAGCACAATTACATTTACGATGTAAAATTGTTTTTCTTTATCTTTGGTTAAGGAGACAGAGCAGCACATTCtcccataaaaaaaaaaaagtcatcaAGAATATTAACAATTATGAAACTGAATATCTTTCCATAATTGTTTTACATGTAGACAATGGCTAAATAAATGCGAAACTGTTTCTGGATGCTCAACACAAAAAGTACAATCAATGTACAATCAATGTCTTTTTTGATTTTCTTCAGGTAATGATTCGCAGGGTAATACTTATGGATCATTCTGAAAGAGACCTCTTTGACCTTGTTAACAAGCATGTGTGGTAATAACCAGACTTTTTCCCAACAGATATTAGTGACCAATGTATTCCAGTAACTTGTGACATAAGGAATGGATGCAATATCCCTTTGAAAAAAGCACGTATAGATCTGTTGTTCTGAGGGAGCAAGGAGAAACATATTTTCCCTATTGGAGAGTCAACTGGATTAAGCGAGGATAGGTCAAGAAGGTGAGGTCTGGCTACACCTCTAAATAACATGAGAGTTCCAGATGGAATAGCATCAAAGACTATGGTGAACTCTAGGTGTTACAGGGATATTGTAATGAGATAAAGAATTCCTCATAATTGAGTAACAATCCTTCTGCATTCAAAAGTTGACTCACCAGGAGGATATGATTATTGAACCAGTTCTTAAAAATTCAAGACTTGTTTCTATACAAAATGTCCTTATTGTTCCAAATGAAATACCTATGTGGGGGAAATTATGTTTATATATTAATGACCACGCTAAGAATACTTGTCTATGAAATGCAGATAATTTTGCAGGAATCTTATCACTGTTATAGTTACAAAGTAACATCAAATTGAGGCCACGTTAACTGCAGTTGTGATGTGCAGTTCTCGAACGATTTGTTCTTTTTGAACGACTCCTTTTACTGACTCGAGTCATGATTCATTTTTCTGAGTGACTTGTTCATTTTAGTCGTTCATTTGGCTAGTGCTGGCCGCAATAAATCCTACATGATTAAACCGGAATGAACCCACATATGAATATACGTACAGTATGTGAACATGAGTAGATGACTTTGAAATCAACGGTCGGACATCTTGGACGCAGTTCTTACGACTGTTTTACACATTTTTCAATTCATCCATATTATATTTCATTTTCATCATAAAAAGTAATACAGCACGAATTCAAAAACGTGTTtagtgtattattattataaagcATGGCAATAAAAAAACGTTAGCGTTCTTTGCCTTTGTAAAAGTTTTTATTTAGAAGATGAAATGACATTGAGTTGTAAATAAAGAGACAAAAAGCTAACTGAGTTTTCGCCACAAGTTTTGTCCTGTAAAGCTTCTGTTCCTCATTCAGACTATCCCATCTGTGGCCTAAAGGCAAAAACTCATGTCCACCTCAGATGTTACAAAAATGATACAGCAGAATAAAATAGGCAGACATCAATGACACTaagataagtgtctgctaaatgactaaaatataaaACATCTCCAAGCTATACGTTAATATAATCTTCATAGTTTGGTCATAATAATTTCCACTCTACCCAAACACATGAGATAAGGGGATGCTGAAGATGTTGTTCTACAGTTCTCAGGCACAGAGGTAGGCTACTGCTCTTCACCATTGTTCTCTTGAAATGTACTGTGTAATTCTAGCTGTCCTACAGCAGGCTTCAGACATGTGTCGTCTTACTGCTGCTTGGAGAAGAAGTCTTTGCTCTTCTGCACGTCGGGCTTGATGGTGTCATTTCCTGGTTTCCAGCCGGCAGGACAGACTGAGAGGAAACACCAGAAAAGAAGTGTGAGTCTCAGAACAGTGCAGCATGATAAGCAAAACACACTTTGAACCTGAGCTTCTAACTTTTATACCCTCTGATGATATCTACTATCAGCCTATCATTCCCAGTCCATACAAAACTGGGATGTTACCTCCAAAGGGAGAGTGGTAATAGTGACCTAATTGCTATTCACATAGTGTATGTGACTGCTGATGGTACATAGTGAAATATGCAACCTGGACTCAGgtaacatatatatttttaatttttaaattgaacctttatttcacAAGgtacttaccctagtaaaactgactatcctaccgatcctcgacgtcggcgatgtcatctacaaaatagcttccaatactctactcagcaaactggatgcagtttaacacagtaccatccgttttgttactaaagcaccttataccacccaccactgtgacctgtatgaactag from Oncorhynchus masou masou isolate Uvic2021 chromosome 3, UVic_Omas_1.1, whole genome shotgun sequence includes these protein-coding regions:
- the zte38 gene encoding zebrafish testis-expressed 38 isoform X1, with product MAAGKMCSRPKKQETAEWTSLFQNELKTEEKSLVFVKRMMALAVSSITYLRGIFPEDAYRSRYLEDLCIKVLREDCTTPGVCKIVKWLMGCFDALERGYLQVVFIGVCTNPDNPNCIIESYQFKFTYTDKGPQMDILRNQNVEMQVTMEDTKKASVLLIRKLFLLMQNLDVLPNDVCLTMKLYYFDDITPADYEPPGFKEGVNDNLWFEGMAVHFRVGEVHTPFHALKVRVAAEQGRVEKLQEENYLKESQVSMATQRTLPGLEATGAQDPDNERYKEDDLPSEDESAQFKKPKKPVAKSKGAANKLAKKKGRKEQ
- the zte38 gene encoding zebrafish testis-expressed 38 isoform X2, whose product is MAAGKMCSRPKKQETAEWTSLFQNELKTEEKSLVFVKRMMALAVSSITYLRGIFPEDAYRSRYLEDLCIKVLREDCTTPGVCKIVKWLMGCFDALERGYLQVVFIGVCTNPDNPNCIIESYQFKFTYTDKGPQMDILRNQNVEMQVTMEDTKKASVLLIRKLFLLMQNLDVLPNDVCLTMKLYYFDDITPADYEPPGFKEGVNDNLWFEGMAVHFRVGEVHTPFHALKVRVAAEQGRVEKLQEENYLKESQVSMATQRTLPGLEATGAQDPDNERYKEDDLPSEDESAQFKKPKKPVAKNTTLITVLYDIITW